CTCGTCGCCGAGCCGACCCGGAAGGGGGTCTCCGTCTATCGCCAGTACAAGGAGTACGCCCGCGACTTCGGCGTCGTCCTGAAGGTCGTCGGCAACAAGGTGCAGGGTCAGGACGACCTCGACTTCCTCCGCGCCGAAGTCGGGGACGACCTGCTCGTGACGGTCGGGCACTCGGACTGGGTGCGCGCCATGGAGAAGGGCCGGCCGCCCCGGTTCGAGCTCCTGGAGGACACCAACCGCCGCGCCCTGCGCCAGCTGCAGACGGCCGCCGACGCGACGTACGAACTGCGCGACTGGGAGCGCTACACCCGCCAGATGGTGCACTTCCACCTGAAGAACGCGAGCAGTTGGGGCAACGAGAAGACCGGAGCCGACCTGGCCGCGCAGGTCGACCCCGGCTTCGTCCTCAGTGAGCGGGTGACCGCCACCGCGTGAGCGACGGCGGTGTCCCGGCTGCGGTGTGCGTCCCGGCTACGGCTTGGCGGCCGGGGCGCCCGGGACGCCCTTCGGCGCCGGGGCGGGACGACCCGAGAGGAAGGACGTCCAGCTCTCCTTCGGGGCCTCGCCGACCTTGAGCGTGCGCAGCTTCTCCAGGGTTGCCGGGTCCTGGGCGTCCAGCCAGTCGGCGAGCTGGTGGAAGGAGACGCAGCGCACCTCGGACTTGGTGCAGACGCGCTCGATGACCTCCTGGACGGCACGCATGTAGTTGCCGCCGTTCCAGGACTCGAAGTGGTTGCCGATGATCAGGGGCGCGCGGTTGCCGTCGTAGGCGCGCTCGAAGCCCTTGAGCAGGCCGTCACGCATCTGGTCGCCCCAGTACGCCTGCTTGTCGGGGTCGCCCTGGGTCGCGGTGCCGGACTGGTTCACCATGAAGTTGTAGTCCATGGTGAGCGTCTCGAAGGCGCGGCCCGGGACCGGGACGAGCTGCATCGACAGATCCCACAGGCCCTCCTTCTTCTTGGGCCAGATCTGGTCGTTGACGCCGCTGGAGTCATAGCGGAAGCCCAGGTCGCGGGCCGCCTTCATGAAGTTCTTCTGGCCCTCCAGACAGGGCGTGCGGGCGCCGATGAGCTCCTTCTCGTAGTCGAAGGGCAGCGCGGAGGACTTCTTCATGGCCGCGTTGGTCTTCCAGGACTTCACGAACGCCTTCGCCTGGGCGATCTCGCTCTTCCACTCGGCGACCGACCACTCACCGACTCCGCCGCCGCTGCCACAGAAGTGGCCGTTGAAGTGCGTGCCGACCTCGTTGCCCTCCAGCCACGCGCCGCGCAACTGCTTCACGGTGTCGCCGATGCCCTGCGTGTCGTTGAAGCCGATGTCGGAGCGGCCGGGCGAGTGCTCCGGCGGCCGGTACAGATCCCGCTTCTCCTCCGGCAGCATGTACACGCCGCTCAGGAAGTACGTCATGGTCGCCCTGTTGGCCTTGGCGATCTTGCGGAAGTGCGAGAAGAGCTTCTGGCTGTCCTCGCCGGCGCCGTCCCAGGAGAAGACCACGAACTGCGGGGGCTTCTGACCGGGCTTCAGCCGCACCGGTCTGGGCAGATGCGGCTGCGCCCCGGTGTACGAGGTCGAGCCGTCGCCGATCAGGCGGACCGCGCTCTTGGGCGCCGCGGCCCCCGGCGCCTGCTTCGCGCCGTGCGCGCCTTGCTTGGTACCGCTGGAGCCACTGGCGTCACGGGAGACAGTGGGTCCCGACGTGCAACCGGCGAGCGCCGTGGCGCAGGCCGCGGCGAGCAGTGCGCCCGCGGCGATCCTCTGGGTGGCGGCCATCCCGCCCACCTTCTTCCTTCGGTCCGGGCAACGCTGATGAGGGCGTTCTGAGGTGATGTGCAGCGATGTGTCGACAGCGCCGCCAAGGTGGCACGGGACCGAGGAGGAACAAATACGACAAGCCGATCAAAAGCTCACTTCACTCGGGAGAGTGATTAACTGCCCCATTTGCCGCCATTTTCCACATGAGGCCTTTACTCTGCATTACGATCCGTTTACCGAGCGTTGAGATATATCCCGCCGCTGCACGCCGTGACCCACGGCCGCGACCCGACCCCCCGCCATCGACGGGGAGCCCCTGTTCCGCGACCGCGCTGCCCCGGAGGAGACGGGAACCATGTCCGCCTGCGTCCCCACCCGCGCCACCGACTCGAGTCGTCCCAAGCGCATCCACCAGCCCCACAGCCCCGCGCCGACTCCGCCCCGCCGATTCCGTATCGAGGGCGCCGATCTGTCGGCCTCTCTCGCGGTCTTCCTGATCGCCCTGCCCCTGTCCCTCGGCATCGCTCTCGCCACCGGCGCACCGCTCCAGGCAGGGCTCGTCGCCGCCGCCGTCGGCGGACTTGTCGCGGGGCGGCTCGGCGGCTCGCCGCTCCAGGTGAGCGGGCCCGCCGCCGGCCTCACGGTCGTCACCGCCGAGCTCATCCATCGCTACGGATGGCGTACGACGTGCGCCATCACCGTTCTCGCCGGGATCGCCCAACTGGGGCTCGGCTGTCTGCGCGTGGCCCGTACGGCGCTCGCCGTCAGCCCCGCGATCGTGCACGGCATGCTCGCCGGCATCGGCGTGACCATCGCCGTGGCCCAGCTGCACATCGTGCTGGGCGGCACCCCGCAGAGCGCCGTCCTCGACAACCTCCGTGCCCTGCCTGCCCAGTTTGCGCACCTGGACCCCGCCGCGGCGGCGATGAGCGCGCTGACCCTGGCGCTGCTGCTGGCCTGGCCGCGGATCCCCGGACGCGTGGGGCGGATGCTGCGCAAGGTCCCGGCCGCGCTGGTCGCCGTCGCCGGGGCCACGGCGACCGCCTCGCTCGCCGGGCTGACCCTGCCCAGGGTCGATCTGCCGTCCTGGCGCAGCCACGCGCTGGCGGGCATGCCCGAGGGGCCGGTGCTCGGTATCGCCGCCGCCGTCCTCACCATCACTCTGGTGTGCAGCGTGCAGTCGCTGCTCGGCGCCGTCGCCGTGGACAAGCTGGTGGCGGGACGGCCGGAACTCCAGGCCCGCGTCGGCCGTTCGAACCTCGACCGGGAACTGCTCGGGCAGGGCGCCGCCAACATCGTCTCCGGGACACTCGGCGGGCTGCCGGTCGCCGGGGTCGCCGTACGGAGCTCCGCGAATGTGCAGGCCGGTGCGGTGAGCAGGAACTCCACGATACTGCACGGCGTTTGGGTAGTAGTTGCCGCGCTGCTGATGGTCCCCACCCTCGAGCTGATCCCGCTCGCCGCGCTCGCCGCCCTGGTGATGGCCGTCGGCATCCAGATGGTGTCCCTGCACCACATCCGCACGGTCACCCGCCACCGCGAAGTCCTGGTGTACGCCGTCACCACACTGGGCGTCGTGTTCCTCGGAGTTCTCGAGGGTGTGGCGCTGGGCGTCGCCGTCGCCGTCGGCACCGCCCTGAACCGCCTCGCCCACACCCGCATCACGTACGAAGAGAGAGGGGGAGTCCATTACGTACGTGTACGAGGGCAGTTGACGTTCCTCGCGGTGCCGCGGCTCAGCCGTGCGCTGCACCGGGTGCCCCAAGGGTCGGACGCCGTCGTGGAGTTGGACGGCTCGTTCATGGACCACGCGGCGTACGAGTCGCTCCAGGACTGGCAGAGCGCCCACCTCGCGCAGGGTGGCACGGTCGAGCTGGCCGGGCGGGCCGGGACGCGGATCGCCGAACCGACGGGTTCGTCCCACTGCCGCTGCCGCCCGTGGACACCGTGGCGCAACCACCACTGCGAAGGCCCGCAGTCCGAGCCGACCGCAGTCGGCGACTCCTCGGAGGAGCCCGGTCGGACGACCGGCTCCGCCGGGCCGAGCGGGCATCAACTGGCGCGCGGCATCAGCGCGTTCCAGCGCAACACCGCTCCCCTGGTGCGGGACGAGCTGGCACGGCTCGCACGGGAGGGGCAGCGGCCGTCGCAGCTCTTCCTGACCTGCGCCGACTCCCGGCTCGTCACCTCGATGATCACCTCCAGTGGTCCGGGCGACCTCTTCGTCGTACGCAATGTGGGCAATCTCGTCCCGCTGCCCGGCGAGGAGAGCGGGGACGACTCGGTGGCGGCGGCGATCGAGTACGCGGTGGACGTGTTGCAGGTGCGGTCCATCACGGTGTGCGGGCACTCCGGGTGCGGGGCGATGCAGGCCCTGATGAACAGTGAGCCCGGCGGGGCGCGGACGCCGCTCAAGCGGTGGCTGCGGCACGGGCTGCCGAGCCTGGAGCGGATGGCGGCCGAGGACCTGCCGTGGGCGCGGCTCGCCGGGCGCGCGCCGGCCGACGCGGTGGAGCAGCTCTGTCTGACCAACGTGGTGCAGCAGCTGGAGCATCTGCGGGCGCACGAGTCCGTGGCCCGGGCTCTGCGGGAGGGTGCGGTCGAGCTGCACGGGATGTACTTCCACGTGGGGGAGGCGCAGGCGTATCTGCTCGCCGAGACGGACGGGGACGACCTGTTCGACCACGTGGGGGCGGCTGACCTGTCCGCGTGATCCGGGACCCCGGTGTGCGGTCCCGGTGGACGGGGCCGCACACCGGGGTCCCAGCGGGCGGCGGCGCGCGTGGATAAGTACCGGTTGAGCCCGGCCCAGGCAGGTTCGGGCTTCGGCAGGTTCCGGCTTGCAGGGGTTGGCCTGGCCCTGGACCTCGATGGTGACGCGAGTCGGCGTCCGCGCGCACTGCGGTGCGGGCCCGGTGCAGCCGGACCCTGGCGGAGGCCGAGTGCGGCGACCTCTTCCGTGACCATGAGCTGCTCGACCGTGATCAGTTCCAGCGTTTCGGGGGCACTTCACAAGTCCTTGGGTCGAAACTCGGGAAGCGTGACCGGGTGAACCCGGCGGCGCGGCCGTCCGTGGCTGTGTACGTGCCCGTGCACGTGTTGCGGCGGGGCGCCACGGCTCACGCATAGGTCTAAACCAATTTCAGGTCGACCCTTGTCACCGGGCCCTCCGGTCTGATGAGCTGTGGCCTGGGACACAACGGACACCCTGGGAAAGGGAGATGTCGTGAGCAACGAAAGCCTGGCCAACCTGCTGAAGGAAGAGCGCAGGTTCGCGCCGCCCGCCGACCTGGCAGCGAACGCCAATGTCACCGCGGAGGCGTATGAGCAGGCCAAGGCTGACAGGCTCGGCTTCTGGGCCGAGCAGGCCCGCCGGCTGACCTGGGCCACCGAGCCGACCGAGACGCTGGACTGGTCGAATCCGCCGTTCGCCAAGTGGTTCGCCGACGGGAAGCTGAACGTCGCGTACAACTGTGTGGACCGGCACGTGGAGGCCGGCAACGGCGACCGTGTCGCGATCCACTTCGAGGGCGAGCCGGGCGACAGCCGGGCCATCACCTACGCCGAACTCAAGGACGAGGTGTCGCGGGCTGCCAACGCGCTCACCGAGCTGGGAGTTCAGAAGGGCGACCGGGTCGCCGTATACCTGCCGATGATCCCCGAGGCGGTCGTCGCGATGCTCGCGTGCGCCCGGATCGGCGCCGCGCACTCCGTGGTCTTCGGCGGGTTCTCGGCCGAAGCGATCGCGACCCGCATCGAGGACGCCGACGCCAAGGTCGTCATCACCGCCGACGGCGGCTACCGGCGTGGCAAGCCCGCCGCGCTCAAGCCCGCCGTCGACGACGCGCTGAACCGGGTCGACCGGGTCGAGCACGTGCTCGTCGTACGCCGTACCGGGCAGGAGGTCGCCTGGACCGAGGGCCGCGACGTGTGGTGGCACGAGATCACCGAGCGGCAGTCGGCCGAGCACACGCCGGAGGCGTTCGAGGCCGAGCACCCGCTGTTCATCCTCTACACGTCCGGGACGACGGGGAAGCCGAAGGGCATCCTGCACACCTCGGGCGGCTACCTGACGCAGGCCGCGTACACCCACCACGCCGTCTTCGACCTCAAGCCGGAGACCGACGTCTACTGGTGCACGGCCGACATCGGCTGGGTCACCGGGCACTCGTACATCACGTACGGGCCGCTGGCGAACGGTGCGACGCAGGTCATGTACGAGGGCACGCCGGACAGCCCGCACCAGGGGCGGTGGTGGGAGATCGTCCAGAAGTACGGCGTGACCATCCTGTACACCGCGCCCACGGCCATTCGTACGTTCATGAAGTGGGGCGACGACATCCCCGCGAAGTTCGATCTCAGCAGCCTGCGTCTGCTGGGGTCCGTGGGCGAGCCGATCAACCCCGAGGCGTGGATCTGGTACCGCAAGCACATCGGCGCGGACCGTACACCCATCGTCGACACGTGGTGGCAGACCGAGACCGGCGCCATGATGATCTCGCCGCTGCCGGGTGTGACGGAGACCAAGCCGGGGTCCGCGCAGCGGGCACTGCCCGGCATCTCCGCGACCGTCGTCGACGACGAGGCACGCGAAGTGCCCGACGGCGGTGGCGGTTACCTCGTGCTGACCGAGCCGTGGCCGTCGATGCTGCGGACCATCTGGGGTGACGACCAGCGGTTCCTCGACACGTACTGGTCACGCTTCGAGGGCAAGTACTTCGCCGGGGACGGGGCCAAGAAGGACGACGACGGGGACATCTGGCTCCTCGGACGCGTCGACGACGTGATGCTCGTGTCCGGACACAACATCTCGACGACCGAGGTGGAGTCGGCGCTCGTGTCGCATCCGTCGGTCGCCGAGGCGGCCGTGGTCGGCGCGGCGGACGAGACGACCGGGCAGGCCATCGTCGCCTTCGTGATCCTGCGCGGGACGGCTTCCGCCGAGGACGAGGGACTGGTCGCCGACCTGCGGGCCCACGTCGGCGCGACGCTGGGTCCGATCGCCAAGCCCAAGCGGATCCTGCCGGTGGCGGAGCTGCCGAAGACGCGGTCCGGGAAGATCATGCGGCGACTGCTGCGGGACGTCGCGGAGAACCGCGAGCTCGGGGACGTCACGACCCTCACCGACTCCGCGGTGATGGACCTCATCCAGGCGAAGCTGCCGGCCGCGCCCAGCGAGGACTGAGGCTCTTCGCGTGCTTGGTGCCCGGGGTGGGTGGGTCCGCCCCGGGCACCTCTTTTTTGTGCCGCCGCGCAGCCACACGTGCTTTTTGCACCGTTACGCAGCCATGTGCCGCGCCCCGCGTCAAGGTTAGGTAAGCTAAGGAACGCGTCAACAGCGTGACAAGAAGGTTTTGAGGTGTGCCGGGAAGTCTGGTCGGCAAGTGCTCTGTCCTGCCCACCCGACCGGAGGTCTCCCCCGTGGCCGCGCCTTCCAGCCCCAGCGACAACCGTAAGTTCCTCGGACGGCTCTCCCTGCCCGAGCGGAACTTCGTGGCGGACGCGCTGCGCACCGAGACCGTCGGCGGAGTCCTCCTGCTGCTCGCCGCGATCGCCGCGCTGATCTGGGCGAACACCCCGCTCCGGGACAGCTACGAAAGCGTCTCCCATTTCCACATCGGGCCCGAGTCCCTCGGCCTGAACCTCTCCATCGCGCACTGGGCCGCCGACGGCCTCCTCGCGGTCTTCTTCTTCGTCGCCGGTATCGAGCTCAAGCGCGAACTGGTGGCCGGCGAGCTGCGGGACCCGAAGGCCGCGCTGCTGCCGGTGGCGGCCGCGCTCTGCGGAATGGCCGCGCCCGCGCTGGTCTACGCCCTCACGAACGCCGTCGGCGGAGGCGCCTTCGACGGCTGGGCGGTGCCCACCGCGACCGACATCGCCTTCGCACTCGCCGTGCTGGCGGTGCTCGGCACCTCGCTGCCGTCCGCGCTGCGCGCGTTCCTGCTCACGCTCGCCGTCGTGGACGACCTCTTCGCGATCCTGATCATCGCGATCTTCTTCACCGACCAGCTGAACTTCGCGGCCCTGGGCGGCGCGGTGGCCGGCCTCGCCGTCTTCTGGGTGCTGCTGCGCAAGGGCGTACGCGGCTGGTACGTCTACGTGCCGCTGGCCCTCGTCATCTGGGGGCTGATGTACAACAGCGGCATCCACGCCACCATCGCCGGTGTCGCGATGGGCCTGATGCTGCGCTGCCACCGGCGCGAAGGCGAGGAGCACTCCCCCGGCGAGCACATCGAGCACCTTGTGCGCCCGTTGTCGGCGGGGCTCGCCGTACCGCTGTTCGCCCTGTTCAGCGCGGGAGTCGCGGTCTCCGGCGGGGCTCTGGGAGACGTGTTCACGCGGCCCGAGACGCTCGGCGTGGTGCTCGGGCTGGTCGTCGGCAAGGCGGTCGGCATCTTCGGCGGGACCTGGCTGACGGCCCGGTTCACCAGGGCCTCCCTCAGCGAGGACCTGGCCTGGCCGGACGTCCTCGCCGTCTCCTGCCTCGCGGGCATCGGCTTCACCGTCTCGCTGCTCATCGGCGAACTCGCCTTCGAGAACGACCCGACGCTCACCGCCGAGGTCAAGGCGGCGGTCCTGGTCGGCTCGCTCATCGCCGCCGTCATCGCGGGCACACTGCTGAAGATCCGAAACGGCAAGTACCGCGCCCTGTGCGAGCTCGAGGAGCGCGACGAGGACCTCGACGGCATCCCCGACATCTACGAGCAGGAGAACCCGGCCTACCACCTGCGGATGGCCGAGATCTACGAGCGAAAGGCCGCAGAGCACCGCAGGCTTGCCGAAGTGACGGGCGGGGCAGGCGTCGAGGGCGACCGTCCGGCATGATCTGACCAGACGGTACAAACAGACGGCACGAACAGAAGCACACGCCCGACGGCCCGCACGCACGCAGAGCCGGACGGCACGGACAGACGCAGAGCCAGACGGCACACACATGCAGAAGAGGGAGTCCGCGATGAGCGCACCCGACGGCAGCCCGGTCGGCGCCGAACGCAGCATCGGCCAGCTGTTCGCCTCGGCGACGACCGAGATGTCCGCACTGGTGCACGACGAGATCGCCCTGGCGAAGGCGCAGCTCAAGCGGGACGTCAAGCGCGGTGCGGTCGGCGGCGGTGCGTTCGCGGCGGCCGGCGCGGTGCTGATCTTCTCCCTGCCGATGCTGAGCTTCGCTCTGGCGTACGGCATCCGCACCTGGAGCGACTGGAACCTGGCGGTCTGCTTCCTGCTCTCCTTCGCGGCGAACGTGCTGGTCGCCGGGGTGCTGGCGCTGATCGGCGTGGTCTTCGCGAAGAAGGCCAAGAACGGCAAGGGCGCGCAGAAGACCGCGGCCTCCATGAAGGAGACGGCGGGCGTCCTGCAGAACGCCAAGCCGCACCCCCGTCAGGTGACGGCCGAGGACCGGGTCCCCGAGGCCATCGAGGCTGTGGCACGCTCGTCCTCATGACGGACCCCGCCACTCCTCCGGCGCAACCCACCCCGGCGCAACCCACTTCGGTCGTACGGCTCGACGTTCCCGGCGGGCGAGAGGTGATCCACCGGGATGTCGCGGCCAACGGCGCGCGCTTCCACATCGCCGAGATGGGCGACGGCCCGCTGGTCCTGCTGCTGCACGGTTTCCCGCAGTTCTGGTGGACCTGGCGGCACCAGCTGGGGGCGCTCGCCGACGCGGGGTTCCGCGCCGTGGCCATGGACCTGCGCGGCGTCGGCGGCAGCGACCGCACGCCGCGCGGTTACGACCCCGCCAACCTCGCGCTCGACATCACGGGCGTCGTACGGTCCCTCGGAGAGCCGGACGCCGCGCTGGTCGGGCACGACCTGGGCGGGTATCTGGCGTGGACGGCGGCCGTGATGCGCCCCAAGCTGGTGCGCCGGCTCGTGGTGTCCTCGATGCCGCATCCCCGGCGCTGGCGCTCGGCGATGCTCTCGGACGTCAAGCAGACGGCCGCGGGTTCCTACATCTGGGGGTTCCAGCGGCCCTGGATCCCGGAGCGTCAACTCGTCGCGGACGACGGCGCCCTGGTGGGCCGTCTGGTCCGGGACTGGTCCGGGCCGCTCCAACCGGACGACGAGGCCGTGGAGACATACCAACGCGCCATGTGCATCCCGTCGACGGCGCACTGTTCGATCGAGCCGTACCGCTGGATGGTGCGCTCCATGGCCCGGCCCGACGGCATCCAGTTCAACCGGCGCATGAAGCGGCCGGTGCGCGTCCCGACGCTGCATCTGCACGGTTCGCTCGACCCGGTGATGCGGACGCGGAGCGCCGCGGGCTCCGGGGAGTACGTCGAGGCGCCGTACCGCTGGCGGCTGTTCGACGGTCTGGGGCACTTCCCGCACGAGGAGGACCCGGTCGCGTTCTCCACTGAACTGATCAGCTGGCTGAAGGATCCCGAGCCCGATCGGTGACCGTTTGAACACGTTCAGCACCCGCGCGCGAACGTCTGTCCTACGAACAGCCAAATGCCTGCCGCATAGGCCAATTGGGGGGACGGGGCGCGGTTACCGACCATGAGGCAGGGGCACACGTCGGGGTATGGGCTGGACGCACGACTACAGTGACGCATCGCGCAACCGCCGCTCGGCCGCTGGCCTGAGCTCCCACCAGAGGGGCGCCCCGCAGTTGCAGGGCGAGGACCCCCGGCTGGGAATCCCGCACATCCTTCGCCGCAGGGCCCGCTGGGTCTCGGCGCGGCTGCGCCATCCCCGCCCCTGACTCGTCGAGGGCCTGGCCTCCTGCGGGTCAGGCCTCTTGAGGGACAGGCCTCTTGAGGGACAGGCCTCTTGAAGCTCGGACCTCTGAAGGCCGGGCCACAGCCGTCGTACGTCAGAGCGCGCAGCTGTCGCTGTCCACCTGCTGGTTGGCGGTGCGGCCCTTGGCGATGTCCTCCTGCACCTCGTCCGCCGTGAGCGCGTATCCGGTGTCGTCGTTGTCGAGGGACTTCGCGAAGACGACGCCGTACACCCTGCCGTCGGGCGTGAGCAGCGGGCCGCCGGAGTTGCCCTGACGCACGGTCGCGTACAGCGAGTACACATCGCGGCGCACGGTGCCGCGGTGGTAGATGTCCGGGCCGTTGGCCGTGATGCGGCCACGCACGCGCGCGGGCTGGACGTTGTACGAGCCGTTCTGCGGGAAGCCGGCCACGATCGCGTCGTCGCCGCTGGTCGCGTCGGTCGAAGTGAACTGCAGCGCGGGCGCGTTGAGGTTCGGTACGTCGAGTACGGCGATGTCGCGCTCCCAGTCGTACAGGACGACCGTGGCGTCGTACTTCCGGCCCTCACCGCCTATCTGGACGGTGGGCTCGTCGACTCCGCCGACCACGTGCGCGTTGGTCATCACGCGGCGGTTGCCGAAGACGAAGCCGGTTCCTTCGAGGACCTTGCCGCAACTCTGGGCGGTGCCCATGACCTTGACGATGGAGTTCTGGGCACGGACGGCGACCGCGCTCTTCGCGAGGGCCGGGTCCGGCGGCTTGACGTCGGTGATGGGCTCGTTGGCGAACGGGCTGAAGACCTGCGGGAAACCGTTCTGCGCGAGTACCGAGGAGAAGTCCGCGAACCAGGTGTTGGCCTGGGCGGGCAGGGCCCGTGAAACACCCAGCAGCACCTTGGAGTTGCGCACTTCCTTGCCGAGCGTCGGCAGCGTCGTACCGGCGAGGGCCGAGCCGATCAGCCAGGCGACCAGGAGCATCGCGATGACGTTGACGAGCGCCCCGCCCGTGGCGTCCAGGGCGCGGGCCGGGGACCAGGTGATGTACCGGCGCAGCTTGTTGCCGAGGTGAGTGGTGAGGGCCTGCCCGACGGAGGCGCAGACGATCACGACGA
Above is a genomic segment from Streptomyces sp. R21 containing:
- a CDS encoding bifunctional SulP family inorganic anion transporter/carbonic anhydrase, with translation MSACVPTRATDSSRPKRIHQPHSPAPTPPRRFRIEGADLSASLAVFLIALPLSLGIALATGAPLQAGLVAAAVGGLVAGRLGGSPLQVSGPAAGLTVVTAELIHRYGWRTTCAITVLAGIAQLGLGCLRVARTALAVSPAIVHGMLAGIGVTIAVAQLHIVLGGTPQSAVLDNLRALPAQFAHLDPAAAAMSALTLALLLAWPRIPGRVGRMLRKVPAALVAVAGATATASLAGLTLPRVDLPSWRSHALAGMPEGPVLGIAAAVLTITLVCSVQSLLGAVAVDKLVAGRPELQARVGRSNLDRELLGQGAANIVSGTLGGLPVAGVAVRSSANVQAGAVSRNSTILHGVWVVVAALLMVPTLELIPLAALAALVMAVGIQMVSLHHIRTVTRHREVLVYAVTTLGVVFLGVLEGVALGVAVAVGTALNRLAHTRITYEERGGVHYVRVRGQLTFLAVPRLSRALHRVPQGSDAVVELDGSFMDHAAYESLQDWQSAHLAQGGTVELAGRAGTRIAEPTGSSHCRCRPWTPWRNHHCEGPQSEPTAVGDSSEEPGRTTGSAGPSGHQLARGISAFQRNTAPLVRDELARLAREGQRPSQLFLTCADSRLVTSMITSSGPGDLFVVRNVGNLVPLPGEESGDDSVAAAIEYAVDVLQVRSITVCGHSGCGAMQALMNSEPGGARTPLKRWLRHGLPSLERMAAEDLPWARLAGRAPADAVEQLCLTNVVQQLEHLRAHESVARALREGAVELHGMYFHVGEAQAYLLAETDGDDLFDHVGAADLSA
- the acs gene encoding acetate--CoA ligase is translated as MAWDTTDTLGKGDVVSNESLANLLKEERRFAPPADLAANANVTAEAYEQAKADRLGFWAEQARRLTWATEPTETLDWSNPPFAKWFADGKLNVAYNCVDRHVEAGNGDRVAIHFEGEPGDSRAITYAELKDEVSRAANALTELGVQKGDRVAVYLPMIPEAVVAMLACARIGAAHSVVFGGFSAEAIATRIEDADAKVVITADGGYRRGKPAALKPAVDDALNRVDRVEHVLVVRRTGQEVAWTEGRDVWWHEITERQSAEHTPEAFEAEHPLFILYTSGTTGKPKGILHTSGGYLTQAAYTHHAVFDLKPETDVYWCTADIGWVTGHSYITYGPLANGATQVMYEGTPDSPHQGRWWEIVQKYGVTILYTAPTAIRTFMKWGDDIPAKFDLSSLRLLGSVGEPINPEAWIWYRKHIGADRTPIVDTWWQTETGAMMISPLPGVTETKPGSAQRALPGISATVVDDEAREVPDGGGGYLVLTEPWPSMLRTIWGDDQRFLDTYWSRFEGKYFAGDGAKKDDDGDIWLLGRVDDVMLVSGHNISTTEVESALVSHPSVAEAAVVGAADETTGQAIVAFVILRGTASAEDEGLVADLRAHVGATLGPIAKPKRILPVAELPKTRSGKIMRRLLRDVAENRELGDVTTLTDSAVMDLIQAKLPAAPSED
- the nhaA gene encoding Na+/H+ antiporter NhaA, giving the protein MAAPSSPSDNRKFLGRLSLPERNFVADALRTETVGGVLLLLAAIAALIWANTPLRDSYESVSHFHIGPESLGLNLSIAHWAADGLLAVFFFVAGIELKRELVAGELRDPKAALLPVAAALCGMAAPALVYALTNAVGGGAFDGWAVPTATDIAFALAVLAVLGTSLPSALRAFLLTLAVVDDLFAILIIAIFFTDQLNFAALGGAVAGLAVFWVLLRKGVRGWYVYVPLALVIWGLMYNSGIHATIAGVAMGLMLRCHRREGEEHSPGEHIEHLVRPLSAGLAVPLFALFSAGVAVSGGALGDVFTRPETLGVVLGLVVGKAVGIFGGTWLTARFTRASLSEDLAWPDVLAVSCLAGIGFTVSLLIGELAFENDPTLTAEVKAAVLVGSLIAAVIAGTLLKIRNGKYRALCELEERDEDLDGIPDIYEQENPAYHLRMAEIYERKAAEHRRLAEVTGGAGVEGDRPA
- a CDS encoding phage holin family protein gives rise to the protein MSAPDGSPVGAERSIGQLFASATTEMSALVHDEIALAKAQLKRDVKRGAVGGGAFAAAGAVLIFSLPMLSFALAYGIRTWSDWNLAVCFLLSFAANVLVAGVLALIGVVFAKKAKNGKGAQKTAASMKETAGVLQNAKPHPRQVTAEDRVPEAIEAVARSSS
- a CDS encoding alpha/beta fold hydrolase; translated protein: MTDPATPPAQPTPAQPTSVVRLDVPGGREVIHRDVAANGARFHIAEMGDGPLVLLLHGFPQFWWTWRHQLGALADAGFRAVAMDLRGVGGSDRTPRGYDPANLALDITGVVRSLGEPDAALVGHDLGGYLAWTAAVMRPKLVRRLVVSSMPHPRRWRSAMLSDVKQTAAGSYIWGFQRPWIPERQLVADDGALVGRLVRDWSGPLQPDDEAVETYQRAMCIPSTAHCSIEPYRWMVRSMARPDGIQFNRRMKRPVRVPTLHLHGSLDPVMRTRSAAGSGEYVEAPYRWRLFDGLGHFPHEEDPVAFSTELISWLKDPEPDR
- a CDS encoding MarP family serine protease, translated to MNVLDILLLVAAVWFAIVGYRQGFVVGILSVIGFLGGGLVAVYLLPVIWGAATDDSEVSTTAAVVAVVVVIVCASVGQALTTHLGNKLRRYITWSPARALDATGGALVNVIAMLLVAWLIGSALAGTTLPTLGKEVRNSKVLLGVSRALPAQANTWFADFSSVLAQNGFPQVFSPFANEPITDVKPPDPALAKSAVAVRAQNSIVKVMGTAQSCGKVLEGTGFVFGNRRVMTNAHVVGGVDEPTVQIGGEGRKYDATVVLYDWERDIAVLDVPNLNAPALQFTSTDATSGDDAIVAGFPQNGSYNVQPARVRGRITANGPDIYHRGTVRRDVYSLYATVRQGNSGGPLLTPDGRVYGVVFAKSLDNDDTGYALTADEVQEDIAKGRTANQQVDSDSCAL